AGTTGCACAGTGGGTCGGTTGATGTGGCAGGGGGATCTAGAGGTGGTTCTGAAAGTGGTGGGAAGGACGCTAATGCGGCGGCAGCTGCGGTGGCGGCGGCCGCAGTAGCAGCTGCGTTGGGTCAAAGGGGTGGCAAGAGACGTGGTTCTAATGAGGAGTCTGTGAGGAGGATTAAGAAACAGAAGCCTAAATCCAAGAAAATCAAGTCTCAGCTTGCAGCTGTAGATCCGGAGCTTGCTTCTTTGGATAATACTGATAATGATCAGTTAGTGCGCAAGGCTATTATGGATGTTGATAATATATCGCAGCACCCTGATATTCAGCAGTATCTAAACACGGAGGATGAAGCGAAtgaaaaggagaagaatAAGGATGTGGACCTTAACCTACCTGCAGCATATGAGGATAATGAGCCGAAAATTGCCTTGAAAAAGGCCGAAGTGTTACCAAAGATATTAGATCCAGACTCCCCAGACCGTGATATTAGTAATCTCATTAGAGAGGCTGTCAAGAAGGCTGCCCATATTATTAATCCCCAGACGCAGTCTACTGGTAAATCCTTTGACGAAACAGAAGAGGAAGCCTTAGAACAGTTTGTCCAAGACTACCAAGTTATTAAGGGTATGACTAGAAGACAAATATGTGAGAGGATTTGGAGCAACGAAAGGAGGAAAGACGACTTTTGGACCAACATTTGTAGAGTCTTACCTTACAGGACCAGGTCCTCGATATACAAGCATGTTCGTCGTAAGTACCACATCTTTGACCAACGTGGGAAGTGGACTCCGGAAGAGGACGCAGAGTTGGCCCGCTGGTGCATGGAAAAAGAAGGGCAATGGTCCAATATTGGCAAAGTATTGGGAAGAATGCCTGAGGACTGCAGGGATCGTTGGAGAAACTACATAAAATGTGGTGCCAGTAGAGCTTCTAACAAGTGGTCTCCggaggaagaagagaagttgaagactGTAATCACTGAGATTTTAGAGTCTGCGCCAAAAGTTATTGAGGACCTTGATGGGGATAAGGATGATGGCTATGAAACTGCTGATGAAAATCGCGACACAGCAGATCCAGGGATTTCGTCGGCAGAAAATGTTATAGCTCATAACATTAAACTAGCTAATGGAGATGTTGGTAGCGAGAGTGACAAGAATAGCAAGAGTAACACATCATTGACGAACAAATCCAGTTCCCCAAGAGATGTGATCAACTGGACCATTGTTAGTGAGCGTATGGGCGGTAGAAGATCCCGTATACAATGTCGCTACAAGTGGAACAAGCTACTGAAGAAGGAAGCTATGAATAAGATCAAAACTATAAGTGATGAAGACAAAACATGGTTGTTGGTTAAGTTGAAAGATCTGGGCTTTACGGAAGACTCGCAAGTGGATTGGGAGGAACTATCCGCATTGATGCCTGGTAGGAGATGGACAGGCACCGAGTTGAAGCTATGCTACGAGAAGTTGAGAACTAGCGTCCGTCAgtataaaaagaaacccATAAGCGAGATCTGCAGAGAGTTGGTGGACTATAACGACGGACCGACTATTTTGTCGAAAAACTGagattttttatttattgtcTTAAGAGTTCAAGGTTGTGTACTATTAGTGTCAGCAAATATAATGATTAtggatatcttttttatcaAGTCTTCGATAACGGCCAATCAGCTTTTATCCAGCTGTTCGTAAAATAAACCTTATATCAGGGTAGCTACGTAATTTGCGTTGAACGTAACTAGATGTTATTTTAACACTTTAAACACATTatacaaaaaagatataatattcaattaTAACGGGTTTTACTAGATGATAGCATCCACCGCCCATCTTAGAATTTGGTGAATTGTTTGTTGGCCTTACCAGCAGCGGAGGCAACCTTCAAAACGTTGAATCTAACAGTCTTGGAAATTGGTCTACATTGACCGACAGTAACAATGTCACCTAGCTTAACACGGAAAGCTGGAGAAACATGAACTGGAACGTTCTTGTGTCTCTTCTCGTATCTGTTGTACTTTGGAACGTAGTGCAAGTAGTCtcttctgatgatgatggtacGGTGCATCTT
This Eremothecium cymbalariae DBVPG#7215 chromosome 5, complete sequence DNA region includes the following protein-coding sequences:
- the RPS11B gene encoding 40S ribosomal protein uS17 (similar to Ashbya gossypii ABL091C), with product MSTELTVQAERAFQKQPHIFTNPKAKANRRTKRWYKNVGLGFKTPKTAIEGSYIDKKCPFTGLVSIRGKILTGTVVSTKMHRTIIIRRDYLHYVPKYNRYEKRHKNVPVHVSPAFRVKLGDIVTVGQCRPISKTVRFNVLKVASAAGKANKQFTKF
- the REB1 gene encoding DNA-binding protein REB1 (similar to Ashbya gossypii ABL092W) translates to MSQQQEHHSTHDNEHEFVEEAVFKYVSGPITGVAESDSSTVAVQSASRGTSTAGTTTASSAVGGANHEEMRGGVHRLGDDGKVKVKEMDWYLEHNEDEELHSGSVDVAGGSRGGSESGGKDANAAAAAVAAAAVAAALGQRGGKRRGSNEESVRRIKKQKPKSKKIKSQLAAVDPELASLDNTDNDQLVRKAIMDVDNISQHPDIQQYLNTEDEANEKEKNKDVDLNLPAAYEDNEPKIALKKAEVLPKILDPDSPDRDISNLIREAVKKAAHIINPQTQSTGKSFDETEEEALEQFVQDYQVIKGMTRRQICERIWSNERRKDDFWTNICRVLPYRTRSSIYKHVRRKYHIFDQRGKWTPEEDAELARWCMEKEGQWSNIGKVLGRMPEDCRDRWRNYIKCGASRASNKWSPEEEEKLKTVITEILESAPKVIEDLDGDKDDGYETADENRDTADPGISSAENVIAHNIKLANGDVGSESDKNSKSNTSLTNKSSSPRDVINWTIVSERMGGRRSRIQCRYKWNKLLKKEAMNKIKTISDEDKTWLLVKLKDLGFTEDSQVDWEELSALMPGRRWTGTELKLCYEKLRTSVRQYKKKPISEICRELVDYNDGPTILSKN